In Nicotiana tabacum cultivar K326 chromosome 10, ASM71507v2, whole genome shotgun sequence, the DNA window tagaaaaattccggcgaggttttgacactacttggacattggttttattttccaaaaataagtaattatctcccctacgctgctattttccttttttttaagaaccggtcgacatgcggatccgaagcaaataaatgcacaacacagataggaatgcagcatgatggtcttttccatttcaggttgcctgtcctagacggacccaacccctgtgttgagtcccctaagtcaaatgcaatatgatgcaaataagcgttcctactagggatccggcatgaagtttcgttatactaggtttaaaccttggtatttgctctagactgtgtacccgagcggacaactcgagtcgaggagggggctacgtaccggggacccgcgagatcgtccggctttgtaacttgtccgacctctttcttatttcaggtattgacactaacagaatagggagtctcgaccagcgagcttctccccggaggtaagaaaagaaaggtttcggcacagtttatatacagttcagataatatcaaaagcggtaaaagacaacatttagcacttttatgcaaaacatgtaataaagatcagataataagccagatataacaattattctaagctcgaattcttggaccctgaaccagtggttctgggtcagcgtccccagcagagtcgccagagctgtctcacctcctttttgcgcgcccgccccgaaggataaatgcgcgaggggagtttttccaatttaagtgacaatattcgaaaatgggattatttatttaattcagagtcgccacttgggaaaggtttggcttttggtgtcccaagtcaccggtttatcttgaatcccaaatcgaggaaattttcgacttttccaaatgaagtctgcgaaccagaaattctaagtaaggaattctgttgacccgagggaaggtgttaggcaccctcgaatcccgtggttctagcacggtcgcttaaattgttataatggctgaatatcggatttaaatacatgttgtgacttatgtgcttttattaagtttaaaaccgcttttattattatcatttatttttatagaattgcaacgtcatgaaaatgcatctcgaaccacgtcacaatcaatgcacccgtagttgttaacacatttcgactccgttgagatttggattcgggtcacatcaatgtgcacccgagtttaagaaggttaaattattaaaggtacgcctaaagcaactagcgtattgttattttaggaagaggccgtgaaggttcattaaacgaccaaatccaaagtctagtcaatggttatgtattttattgagggccccggcggtttgtgatttatttgacgaggctcgtctcatttttattttaaaggataaacctatagtgactatattttctattaagtttatttccagagatagaagaaaggaaagtgtgtgtgctaattgaagtatatactTTAGCTTAAACCAAACTCCTGTCAATTTTGATTGATTACTTTTAAAGTAAAAAAGACGTCATGCCTTTTACGAAAATGATTTGGTCGAATAAAAGATTACACATGAgatagatgaaatgcaatacttaatccgaacatttcttaatttggacttaactgaacttatttgaactaggttaaaggataactggcgaagtaaaatgctttaatttgacaaggaATCATATACGAGTTAGCGAAATACAACGTTTAGTCTGAGCATTTCTTGTATTGAACTTAACCAAACTTATATGGACTAGTCTtactaaaaaaaactaaatgaaacagaaaacaGTATTGTGTAAAGTCGAAATATGCATACTTATACTAACAGACAATTGTCGAGCTCAAATACAAAGGGGTGAAACTCAGTCGGCTATCAGTATACTCTTTTGAACTATTGAAACATAAGCTAAATCAATTTCCACaaggcctgttaatgtactatgaatattacagcaaatgcttgaacttcttcaaactttttcatttcatgctttcaaactgtttcaattacatcaatgtgggacttgaaatgtgtacctgaaaatgctgaaagtgcaaaggagaagaagaagaagatgggaatcagcagcagcaaaaaggcagaattaacagtagcagcaggacaaaaatgcagcagcaatagtgagcaagatagcagcagcaatcagaacagcacaacaggaaggattctgttgcgagatggaactagagttgaaggagaaacaaCCCGATGAAACAGCACACAGTGTGATACTCCAGACAGtccaattccggaatataccaaatgcagcagaacactaacaataatctcgattgaaatttagaagaaagaacactgcctaacgtattgacaataaatgaacttcagacaaacaagaccaagtttctgatttcttaatctgttttctctctctcttgctctctttctattcctgtcaactctctcttttctttctatcttcacagtgtgtgtgtgtttcttttcTATCAGCTCTTAAGGTCTAGAGTGTGTATTTTCTTTcccctctcttctcttctctcccCCAGTCTATCAGATGTTTTTCTATCCCTCCCTGTCTCCTAATTCTgtccccttttataagcctaaacctcAGCCCTTTATCAGCCTGTTGGATTAATcaaatacccctcccatgtgctgccccttttcagttccacttagctaattaagtattaaccccatcaatattccctggcagactttcctttcctattttattaactaaaagcaagcatgggcagtagaatatatctgacagcatatgctgtcaaaccatttctaAATCAAAAGCCCTTTGTACAGggaccaggctgtgcacaatgcacatgctgtgcacaagtgcacatgccatcaattcagattttagttacagaccaagccttaggtttctgaaatcatattaacgaCTATAATTGAcaggacttggttcttaattgattcaggcaaatgttcaacagaagcaactcgatttgttattgtttggacagttgaaactaattgacgacacatgtcgactcgactatattagcattaacacatacaatcgtagccaaaaatcagacatttaacagtatcacatAAGGGGTTCATTTTGCAATGTCAAACAGAAAGGCCCTAAGAACTAAATGAATGACCAGTTACGGATTCAATTGAACATACATTTATACACGCGCATTATGAAGAAAGAAACTGACTAAATACAGAGGTCCGGCCAAGGTGGACAATagcagttcaaaaacacaaaacaaaaagtttGGCCATGCAGACAGGCCTTTAACAACACACAAACATACgaactgaaataaagaaaagaaaattaactcaCCTTAAAACAAATCAGGAAAAATCCACTGGCGTTTGGACGgaccttctttaaggttgaatggacttttaaacgaagtgtttctcggatgagaaacacctcgattaaggtccattggGCCTTAATCTCTTCAGTTTGAACAAAGCACGGAGCATGCACAGGGAAAACTAGAGTTCAAAAACTTAGAtttgggattcgtgtttccctggttagattcggaccaaaccaagtatggtttggtcacgaggggggcctggggagtgtctggtatgatttcaaggcagatcggtgtagattaggttccgactcgaatcttcaaatgaagattcgagaaggcgggataggattcgaggtatgtggttggtagatttgggttcaggacgtcaagggggttctatggtgttaaggggaaggtcaccggcgttcatgccgccggttttcatggtgggggatactAGGGCGgttctagggtttgggggttgtggTGAGgacgacgaaggctggggtttggatggggggggcagggtagtgttaggagtttatatagttagtgagcaaatggatcctggccgttggatgagatgagatgaagggccaggatcctttggCTAACCAGGGACGACGTCATTTCAAGGATAAAggtttggggtcggtccgggtgagatgggtcgggtttgttggtgggttacggggaatgtgatcttggccgttgatcaatttgagatcaacggcccagatcagactgcagtaaaacggtgtcgtttggaaggCCCCCTGAGgccagctggtctggaccgggtttgggctgagtttgtttgggcttgttttgttttaaaaaccggactggcccaagtccgaaactccttcttttctttttttttctttttaattccttaaaataatttGCCAAATAATACCATGTAAACATTggacaacaattatcacacaattaacatttaattatactaaacacttaatgacaaaatacaatgaaggacgcacatattttatttttcttttaataaacagATTGCGGTTCACACGACAtatagacatatattttttatatttttttttttgaataaaacaaccATGGGCAAAATCAACAAATAACTAgcaaaaaatgccacgtaaaaatccagcaAATGTACAGTAaaaaccaattgctattattttttttcttttggagtgattgtcgcgtaaaacaaaaatcacgtgctcacagatggTATACTAAGTTGCAAATGAAAATGGAGTTACTCAAGTGATCTCGAAATATTAAGTGGTCAACTGGTAGAACTTGATTCAAAAGAACCTTTATTCTTCCTTTTGTACTAATAAAGACAGAAGCTTTAGTCCTAAGCTGAGGTATTCTACATTTTTGGATACCTCGCTTGAGACCGTTCATACATGTGatgtttatttattttctttttacctCTCTTTCTAATCAGAGAAATATACTACAACATAAGCAGATACATGAAATAACAAACTACTACATAAATAAGCAGGATATTTTCAGATTTTACTGAATTTGGTTACTTCCCCCATGCATAATCTTGGCTGTTGTAGGGACTAAAGGCTTCAGCCAACCAATTCTTCTTCCTCCAAGATTGCCATCCCATCTCTTCACAGATTTCATCACTATGATTTATACTGAAAGTGGAAATGCAATTTCTCTTATAGAATCTTGTTGTCCTCTTCATAATCTCCATCTCTTGTGTTACCTGTTCAAGCATTTTCTCGACAGATGGAAGCTTAAATAGATCATCTACTAGTCGTGACAGCCATATGCAACGTATCTCAGCTGAATGCAGGTTTGAAACACTTTCAAGATATCCCACGAAAGCCATATTTGGAATCAATGGATGAACTGTACCCCTGTTAAGgaattggaaaataaaaaaatttcagtATTCACCATCAACTATCATGGGCGGTTCAATAAAATTTGTAGCCAAAAGCCAAGCTTTAAAGTTGGGGCCTAAAGACACTGCTTCACCAGCCTTACCCTCTAGCCGGCTCTATCAACATTATTTCTCTGGCTAGGAATAAATAGAAATGTTTCATTGCCTAATTACCTGTACAGCGGAATCATGCCAGAGGGAAACTCTAGCAGACTGCGAAAGGGATCTGGTAATATATCTCTGAGCTTTTTCTTCCCATCAAAACCAGTTGCAAGAATGACAACATCAGCTTCCAATTTGGTTTTGTCCTCAAATTCGATTCCCCCTTCCCAGAACCACCATTTTGATAACGTTCTTTTGAACGAGATTTTACCCTTATCAGCCTCAGTGAAGAAATTATGAGGCAAGATAGCCATTTGACAAGATGCATAGTCTTCCTCAAAGGGGTGTTCTGGTTTCAGTCCATACTTTTCCAGTGGAAGTTTCCATACTAAATAGGACTCAATTAACTTCGAAGCTCCTCTTCTCTGTCGCAATATATATTACATTATGTTAATCCTATGTGAAATGATGCACTATATTtcaagaaacacacacacacacacaaaagaaaaTAATGGGGCTGACCAGAGGTGAAAGCATGTGGCAAAGCAGTGTCCTGATCAGGCCTTGATTGGGTCTTGAATGGAGGAACTGAGAAGATCGAGTAGAATAGAACAAGTAAAATGGTAAACCCCAAAT includes these proteins:
- the LOC107786297 gene encoding putative flavin-containing monooxygenase 1, coding for MAIIRSKIGIIGAGISGIAAAKQLAKYEPMVFEATDCIGGVWKHCSYRSTKLQTPRCDYEFSDFPWSQRDNMSFPTYEEILEYLYSYAQHFDVLKFVKFNSKVVEIKFVGDRQMNYFGAKINAEYGCLLNGNPVWEVAVQTNDQSETLQRYAFEFLVMCTGKYGDIPNMPNFPQKKGPEVFKGQVLHTLDYSKLDQEASTKLLKGKKVVVVGYKKSAIDLAVECAEANQGPEGQACTMVVRTLHWTVPHYSIWGLPFYLFYSTRSSQFLHSRPNQGLIRTLLCHMLSPLRRGASKLIESYLVWKLPLEKYGLKPEHPFEEDYASCQMAILPHNFFTEADKGKISFKRTLSKWWFWEGGIEFEDKTKLEADVVILATGFDGKKKLRDILPDPFRSLLEFPSGMIPLYRGTVHPLIPNMAFVGYLESVSNLHSAEIRCIWLSRLVDDLFKLPSVEKMLEQVTQEMEIMKRTTRFYKRNCISTFSINHSDEICEEMGWQSWRKKNWLAEAFSPYNSQDYAWGK